From Cucumis melo cultivar AY chromosome 3, USDA_Cmelo_AY_1.0, whole genome shotgun sequence:
ggtgtccttcgggatcaccacctattgaggactgtgtggtccgacgggacgccagtctagcatggatatagatatgactcgagtgactcgacggggtcctcgcatcccgactgtcctaggtgtcccccggggcaccgaagaccagagttacgttcctacgggagcgcatgattgcacgtgttcgggaacgtgccagagattgggtaccagttatcaggactctaacaggaagttaacaggcacctagtgggactagtagtgggtcccttactgagtatttttatactcactctcttcgttttatgttttcaggtagaggacggggcaagggcaagggcaagctggcgagcgacccgaagtgagaccgtggagggccatagggactaccgcttccgcttattcttatttcagattttcgcatttgaatttgagtacttttcatcacttaccatcttttatgtagatagggcccgagtaggatttcagaacgcttttacatttttgcatgactaccttgtttaaattttataaataaaatttcttaaaccgtatgcgttttgaaattttttttatgacttaaaccacttgttctatatttggtaatgacttcgatccagtataaggagttgggtcgttacatataaTATCTTAGTTACCACGAAATTAACATTAGAAAATATAATACTTGACgattttttagtgtcaagtaatgggactatacttgacagtcgattacttgactctttttaaaatgtcaagtataGGTTTACTTGACATTGTATTAACGttaaataattcaatttttgtagtagtgtagtCACCTAGTCTAGTCTCATACTTAGAACcaaaaaattacatattaaCGATAGCTCAGGATACATCATATAGACACTCTAAACGAGAGGCAAGTAATTATCtcaatggttttttttttttgcacatCCTTTTCATGTTAATTATTCAAGATGATCACATCCATATTCACCTCTTGTTTAACCACATTCATCTTCGCCTTCTTTTTCGGTTTATCGTCACATTCAATCGCATAATTTAATCTTGGTTTGGAGCAAGATCCATGTGTAGAGGTCGGTGTAAATTATGTTCTTTAAATATCATCTAGCTCTTTCACTCGAAAACAGAGTTTTTCATTCTTCTAACTAAGCTCCTCAACTTATTCAGTTCTTTTGTTTGAGCGTTTCGCTACGTGGAAGTAAGTAGTTGGGGTGATAAACCCACCAACTCCACGTACAGGTCCACTATGCTCGTGTGTACCCAACATTCGTGTCAAACATCATTTGGAGAAAACGCTTTGTCAAAATAAGTCTTTGAGATCTCATTCtaaaatgcaaaaaattatttataaatttataaatgcttgtataaaattttaataaatgtaAAATTGTAATGTGTTTTATTATCGGATTCACTACTTCTTGGACgtgttaattaattattgtattcttcttttttgtctacGCGAGACTTCTTCCACATGCTAGCTCAGTCAAGATCATCTTctaaaaatacatttttctaCATTTCAACATACACAAAATTAGATTCATTGAACTTATTTAAGACTAAAAAACATAATATAATTCTTACCAATTCCTTTTAAAGATTAGCATATAATCTTTTCTTGAAAGTCAATGACTATTGTACTTGTTCTTCTTTCGTCTCTCTTATTCTGGTTTTCTTTCGTTCTACACAAATATAACATTGTATtggtaaattttaaaaagtttccTACACGCTACGCTAATATTATGAATGAAATAAATTATAGTGTGACCTTTATTAAGTTAGCTTTAACTTAATTGATGTGGAAGACATCTAGACTAAATTAAATAGCTTGTCATAAAATTTTTAATCTCACCcatcaacaattttttttaaatccacAATATAACATTGAAAGTTGAATTAAGTTatgtttaaataatatattCACACTTCGACAATTGTTTTTAGAAGAACTTAATCTCAACTCTTTTTTCTTAGACTTGATCCTGTGTGTTTTTCTTTCTCTAACTCTAAATTGATCAATTATTTCATAATTAGAATTATCTATACATTACATTACatagttatattttataatagaACAATATCTACATcgaaaagttaaaaaaaataaaaaccaactGACAACATACTTAAATAATGTTAGAAAAATTTGGGAGATTCAAATTGGATTCTCATTCCCCATCAGTTTTGGAAATGAAATAAGTAATTAATGAAGCTATCTAGgttgttaattttttaaattgttttggCATCAAATAAAGATTCATTCCTATCTAAGTTCTCTTtgataatttttaattaattagccAACATAGCCTTCCTATTCCCAAAAAAGCGAAAACAAAAGAAACCCTTTTATTAATGAATTTTAGTATTAAAAACTCAgaatattaattatatgaaaaaaaaaccatataataatttatatcaGCAAACTTTTGTGTCACTTATAgtgttccaaaaagaaaaagataagttATAGCCTTGTTTATCACACATTATACTAATGTAAaacacaaataaataaaatagctTCAACATATGTTTTCCCCTTGATCTCACCAATAACCTTAACGCTGACCCAAACTAcaaaattcatttattttttttttaaaaaattacttcTCACCAATGATTGTCAGTTATTTGGACATAAATGTAATTTAtcttattaaataataaaagaagaaaacaaaaccaATTTACTCCCCTAAGATTTGGGTTGTGTTACTTAAAATACTAGGACTAATAATTGTATTCTAACTTAACTCTCAATTTtaatcaataaattaaaaatgcaaatttagagagagaaaaaagaactttTTTATAGTTAGgttttcaatttgtttttatttgaattttaggTTTAAAATTGTTTCACGAAAATTTGTGTTTCATTtctatttaagttttgtttgttaagttttcaattataaattgttaattttgaattttcgATAAATATGAAACAATAGCATTTGTATTAGATATCaatgaaataattttaaataattaaaattaattttcattaattttcgTCATCATTACAATTACATTTTAAAGTTTCGctgcatttttatttttaattaataaataaatattttagatcCACGATGCTAAAAGTAGGTGTACTTAGTAAAAATGGCTAAAACCAAAATAACTTTGTTAGGGTAAGTTATTGAATCCGATTTCTCACATCtaacaaattataattaattcatTCGAATTTCTAACATTGTGGTCAATCACAAACACCTTGTATCAGTTAAATTACACTtgatttctttaaatttaagaatTAGAACTTCCtgacctaaaaaaaaaaaagaaatactatAATTCAATTACGTCCAACTGTATACTAACATTTAAAAGAACACTGTAGCGTAAGAAATTGAATTAGTAACTCCAATATATCTAGCGCATATAAGTAGGGCATGAAACTCGTGCATAGTTTTTGTAAGCAAATTGTtggaatgagaaaaaaaaattagaaaaaaaacgTCTAATATTCCCTCTTCATGAATTTAAGCCATTTCAGTTTCTTTGGATTTTGTCCTTTAGTGTGATAACgttcaattaaaattttcatattatgTGTGATGTAGTTAGTTTGTCATCTTAACGTTTTCAACTAAAccaattaaattaaaagttttaaatatattattcttattgttattattatattaatcaCTACACGATATTCATCAAACAaaacatttttgtttttgattaattttgcgttattgcttttctttctaatttaaaCAAACTTATGAGATTCTACACGCCATCccaccttctttttcttttttctttacaaaaCAAACTAAAATCTCTTAGAATTTCTTTCCCTCTGTTTGTTTTTGGATGAATTTAAACACAacaaatacataaaaaaaaattatttcaatgAAGTCACCTTTCTTTTATCTATAATATGAAACCGTCAGTTACGAACGTTGTTCTAGCCTGACCGCTAGAGTCCACTCGCTCCGATTAGCTTTGTTAAGCCAAAGGTTATAGCCATAGCTAACCAACCACCGACCAACACTCTAGCGGCTGATTTGATTGGTGATGCTTTTCCAAGAACGGCACCCAACCACCCGAACACGGCGAGAGCTAAAGTCACCGATGCCACCACCACTGCGAGTCTTACTTTGTACTCTCTTATAAAGGAAGCAGCCAACAATGGGACCATTGCTCCAAGAGAGAAGGCCAAGGCTGAGGCTGCAGCTGCTTGGAGTGGATTTGGTAGCTTTTCTTTATCTTTGCTCTCTTGCCCTTGTACTACACCTCCTTCCATATTATTTGATCTTTgtaatttctctctttttatttgAGCCATTTCAATGTCTAGCTGAGAGTAAACAGACACAAATTCACCAATCGCCATACTACAGGCGCCAGCTACTAGACCGGCGAAACCGGTGAGGATCATGGCCTTGATGTCTTGTTTGACAGCTCCAACTCCCATCATGAGCGACGCGGTCGAGACAAGGCCGTCGTTGGCGCCGAGTACTGCAGCGCGTAGCCATTGTGCGCGTTTTGAGTAGTCAAATTCCTTTGTTTGGATCTCTAGAGTAGATTGTTGTTGTTCCAAATTATTTAGGTTTAATTTGTTGGGATCCATTTTTGGGAAGggaattaaaaagaagaaaagggaatGAGGTTTGAAGAAAAGAAACGAAAGAGATGATGATGAGAAGAGGAATTGTGGAGGACACACGCCTTGAAGAAGGGTATTTATGGAGGAAAAACCAAAAAGCTTTATTTGGGATTTTGAAGATCAAACAACAAAGTGGAGTTCACACACAAGAGCCACTTTAAAGTTAAtgacaaaattaaaagaaactaacttttttttttttctttttttaaaaaattattttaattctcTTTTAAAAGTAGACATATACACCCATGGAGGAGGGagattttcataatttttatttcttctaaaATGTGATCAATAATGAAAATGTCTATTCTTGCATATCATTTGTATATCCATGAACAAATGTTTGAAAATAGTGGTCAAAGTTTATTTAATAAAGCATAAAGGTTTGATGGATGCTCCTAGAATTGACCTTAAATGGAGAAACATTACTTAGACACTATCTTGGGGTGTGAATTGAAGCATTAACTTTTGGAATGATAATTATGTATTACTAATGTTTATCTCCTCGTTGATTAGTTTTCATATGAAACATTTTATTTACCTAACAAACACTCTAAAAGAGCTCAttcatgttttctttttaataaaaacaacaCTAAATTTTGTTGGTCTTTGAGCGTGTATTTGATCGAGAGAATTTAAGAAGTAGAAGTTGAAAACTCCACACCTTGTTTGTCTCAAGAAGTTTGTGGGTTCCATCACTCAAAACATTGACTTTAATACTTTATCAATTCCTTAACTATATTGTAAAGTCCCTCGTCTTCATGACTCTTTAAAATTCACTATTACACCCGTTGTCCCAAACATCCatgaaaagattaaattttACTATTGACTTTGATACAGTTACTTTTAGATTAAATTGCAAATTTGGTcactataatttttttaaaaaaatatagattTTAATCCCTATTATTTATAACTGTAACTATGATTTATCCCCACTTTGATAAAATCATAGTAAAGATTCCTTCTTGTGATTTTATCAAACTATAGAAAATATATATGAGGTTTCATTCAATCACGAGAAACTAAATTCAAACCATCAAAATCATGatataagaaataattaattcaaATTACCATCCATCGAAATATCCAATTTAACcctatatttatttatttattaggaGTTCAATTTAGAATAATAAACTTCGAATCCCAAAAGATACAAATCCTATTCCAGTtgaattaattttcaaaatagagctttagtttagtttagtttttttttaaaaaaaaacatttccaCAGTGACAATTACACAAGACTTTTGGGTGAGTGTGGTTAGAATTTTGATTAGTAAATTGTTTATTGATCGGAAGAGGAAAAAAGTTGTTCAAAAGTGACGCTtaggaaaattaattaaaaaaaaataagaaagaaaaattctATAGAAAGAGTGGAATAATGCAAAATTCTGTCCACCTTTGAAGACATGTAAAAGCTCAGACATTGAGCTGATGGATCAAACATGGTGGCCTATACAGCAAAGTTAAAAAAGGTTCCTttcattattatatattatattatattaacgTAATAATTATACTTTTATTTAACACCACAAACATAAGTATAACTCAACAATAACTGACAAGTATTACCaacatttttacaaaatttgataATGATTTGGTGGCTTATAaagatattaattattaatttcaaCGATCGATAGTTTATTTTGATGACCTCTTGTGAAATAGGCTATGTTTACTTCAACTAATCCATCAATGGTAAAGTAGTGAATTCTAGTAGATTACATTTGTTAATTATTGTTGAACTTTTATCTGGTGATGGTGTAATGATGTGTGAGTCTTGCTTCCAAATCTATAATCAAAATCAACAATCTAATTGAGGaatgaaaaattattaattaattatgcttaaaaattacaaaaaaactCACTGCCTTTACTGTTATTATAATGCTTACTTGCTATTTCATGTATTGTTACTATTACAATACGAAAATTAGGAATCTGTCACATTTATTgcaatatatttatatttactttTATTGTTACTGTTAGATTAAATAATAATGCATGAAAGTAGTAGAGGTAATagtaaaaatgataaatttgtaATTATAAGTAAATAAGAAAGATAAACAGTGTAATTAGATTTGCAATTAAATGAAATTTTGTTACGATGGTTTGGGAAGGTAGCAAATAAAAGTTCAATTTTAACGTAGAAGATTAtacttttcaaaattatttgaCTTTAAATGCAAAGTTTGAAACTCAGTTGTAAAATCCAAGTATTaagaatatattaaagaataGGATGAATAAGAATTTAGAATAATTAGAAAActgaaaataaaaaaggttaTATAAAAGGAACCAACATAAGAAAAGTATTGGGAAGCTTTAAaaacacaaaagtaattttagGTTTAATTGGATAATTTGTTACATTAATCCCACTTTTGGATCATCTTTTAATCTGCCGTCGGTGACTTttttttgtaaatgaattaACAGCTTTTTCTATcattatttatgtttaaatataaaaaaaaatagaaaaaggggctTTCGgttttatttgaaaagtatccaaagaaaaagagaaagaaaaagcaaAATATAAAAGTAGTGTGAAGAACTCAAATATTCCATTTCTGATTTTCTTCGACTGTaaaatctttattatcttttatGAGTTAATTTGATTATTAATTAAGATGTGTTTGGAGTAGGAAAAGAATTATGAAataaggattatgataatcttagtattatgataatatgtgtttggagaaatgtttattattggtaatgttatgataatatatatgtatttgaGAGGAATTATGAACgatagtattatgataatatgtattTTGGGGAAAAAATATAATAGCAAAATTTCATACCTATTATTGATAGTCTTTTATTAGTTTACTTgtgtctattagtgatagaatatggagttttattatattttgtaattccTTTCAATAGATTTGTCATATATAATAATTCTCTTAAATATTATTCTATTACTACTTTTTAATAAGTAAACATGTCTGTTATTTACATTAATAGTATTTTGATATTTATGTTTTGCGTGATTCGTTGATTTTTTTTACGGTAAACAAAAATATTGGTTCACTCTTCTCGTTGATATTTAATTCATTAAAACATGAAAATATCGATGAAAATATTGGACATACCAATGAAAATTTAGTACCATCCACACAACATAATTGTAACGACCCGAACctttaaactaagttaaggtcattactaaagagataaacatcaaaagaaacattttttgaaaagaggatagctaaaatctttataaaattaatatcaaaacgttcacgaaaaacataagattatcaaaattaacgaaaataatttgaaaacgtgacccgcgggttctaacaattttaaaaaactaaaaacaaataaatagaataaaatctttaagtaaaatggttaaaatttaaaaatactgaaagacatataaatgagtgCGGAAGCTGAATTGtatccccatatggcatgtcacggatccctCGCTGACGCTCGCCAGCTTCTTAAGTCctttaccttagcctgaaatattaaacataggaaagagtgagtatataaatatactcagtaagggacccactactagtcccgctaggtgatctgttaactttccgttagaaacataatcatgacgttgtgtgtccaatggagcacacctaagtgagtgagaccttacgaacacccctaaatcgtgcgagtgatcccgaaggaacacccctagtcgtgcgagtgatcgcaggtacacactccataaacacatatgtaatacgtaggtacacccataatcgtgcgagtggtcccgtcggacacccctagtcgtgcgagtgacctcatacacactccataaacatatatgtaatacgtaggtacacccttAATCGTACaagtggtcccgtcggaacacccctagtcgtgcgagtgacctcgtatacacaatataactgtcccctaaccgtgcatgtgatccgtaggtacacccctaaatcgtgcgagtgatcccgtaggaacactcctagtcgtgcgagtgaccccatagataggatcacaatacaggtggggtaaaaagcttaacagacaaagttaacagacacaccatactccaaagcatgtaacatcattataaacatcatagcatgacatgaatattaatcataacgtccttattcatgtgattaatatatcatgtatcataaatatcatgaacataccagtcatcatcgtcaatcatagtatcagtcatcatcatcaatttcaatatcaatcatcattaacacaatatcaatcatcatctatagcatcacattatgcatcttagctaccattaatgcataatcataaatacatgcggtctcttgaattcagttcgaaggtctagtaggagaatctcttacctggagattatccaaaaatatttctttgctgACAGTAAAGAAAatctccaattaatttgatcctaatcataaaaggaaaactcagtatcttaattaatgaaattagcaactggctaacatccaaaattatcccaaattaattaactttctaaaaaaaggggttgaaaccaattcaatctttattgggaaaaatccaagatttaaatcttaaaaattagccaattgaacctttaaagaaacccccaaatagatctaaaattaaattaataaaatattaatttaatttcattggcttaccaaggttactcagatggaggttgaaaaatcctctcatccttgatggaaaaatacatcactttaaatcctcaagcttccaaagagaccaatctgaTGAGGCggttatcttagagaaaaagatgaagaacctttttctctttcctttgctttctaacttaagcattccaatctatttatagacctaaataataacaataataataattattattatttcctgttaggatatatatatattataataacaataatatttactattattattttcttttcttttttttaggatatatatatatatatataataccaaatatatacatatatctttatttccattatctttcctaaataaatgccttaaatgcacaaaattttaggcatttataaccattaatagtaataataatacttctttattattattatttttctctcaccaaaatttacaataaacatatatatttatttaaaccatcattctctcttgtaaataaaaatatatctttttcgtccaatcaaatcaatcatctctttcctcatggattatcttcttttccaaacaaatataattatattccataatataattaacttcacttttccaaattattaattaaatatatatatccatatatatatactcaattaaatccaattccaccaaaactaacttttccctccaaaatctcaaattaacttaaatcctcaattaatttaatcaatcaaatcttttctaataaatcacttataacttccaacatgaattatcttaacccaaccataacaactccactccataatcaagatttatctttcaataattaattatcttctacaataatcaattattatttatcttcctccaaaataattaattatctttcacaataattaattattatttatctctttcaaaagtaattatccttttacaaataattatattttcccaaaatataattgttgaataagaaattttggaaccaatcacaaattgccacatcatttactaaaataattatatttgggattaactaaaaattgacatgtgtcccaaattaaatttaaagacaaattggacaattttaatgatgtcacgtgtctttattatgataattgggtcaaattaattattttgattcaattaaatattatttagttaggctaaaattcaattgagccaaaaaataagcttaatttagcctaaaataaaatatgacccaaatccatgtgattgagcccatgggtatggtccatggaccagaacaagctcaagtccataaaagcccaccagggaactctataaatagaggagttctcttcatttgtgggggttggaaatttttgactccataAGGTCTAGAGAggattctcccaagagatagaagcctcctcaactcctgaagtcaaccaacctcgaagatcaaagttctttgaagatacaaactttcttccaagactccaacttcaaaaacaccctcgaagattgaagctgctttgaagatacaaactttcttccaagactccactttaagaacaccctcaaagattgaagctcctttgaagatacaagctttcttccaagtcttcaacttgaagaacaccttcgaagattgaagctcctttgaagatccaagctttcttccaagtctc
This genomic window contains:
- the LOC103485624 gene encoding vacuolar iron transporter homolog 4-like, with product MDPNKLNLNNLEQQQSTLEIQTKEFDYSKRAQWLRAAVLGANDGLVSTASLMMGVGAVKQDIKAMILTGFAGLVAGACSMAIGEFVSVYSQLDIEMAQIKREKLQRSNNMEGGVVQGQESKDKEKLPNPLQAAAASALAFSLGAMVPLLAASFIREYKVRLAVVVASVTLALAVFGWLGAVLGKASPIKSAARVLVGGWLAMAITFGLTKLIGASGL